One stretch of Bombina bombina isolate aBomBom1 chromosome 7, aBomBom1.pri, whole genome shotgun sequence DNA includes these proteins:
- the LOC128666107 gene encoding dispanin subfamily A member 2b: protein MESNYPRQMNAPVSGTGAPPQYNESYQPLNEELKSMSRNQVPATVVTISANEIPVRDHLVWSIFNMFYMNFCCLGLIALVFSVKSRDRKLFGDRNGAVSYGSTSRSLNIAATVLSVLFFVILFILVVTGVIGMANQVHKQYNTNFENFGK, encoded by the exons ATGGAAAGTAACTACCCTCGTCAGATGAATGCCCCAGTATCTGGGACAGGGGCCCCCCCTCAGTATAACGAGTCCTATCAGCCGCTTAACGAGGAGCTAAAGAGCATGTCAAGGAACCAGGTCCCTGCTACTGTGGTGACCATTTCTGCCAATGAGATACCTGTGAGAGACCATCTGGTATGGTCGATCTTCAATATGTTCTACATGAATTTCTGCTGCCTGGGATTAATCGCTCTGGTATTCTCAGTCAAG tcTCGTGACCGGAAGTTATTTGGTGATAGAAACGGAGCTGTAAGCTATGGATCCACATCTCGCTCTCTCAACATCGCTGCAACTGTATTATCTGTCCTGTTCTTCGTTATCCTGTTTATCTTAGTGGTTACTGGCGTGATCGGTATGGCCAATCAAGTACACAAACAATACAACACCAATTTTGAAAATTTTGGGAAATGA